From Enterococcus mundtii, the proteins below share one genomic window:
- a CDS encoding PTS sugar transporter subunit IIB has translation MTTKKIYLFCEAGMSTSIMVNKMMEVVKKHKMPLEIAAFPAIHAEEKVAQEKPVAILLGPQVRHLASKMKETFDPMGIPVGTIAPETYGMMDGEKALKDVLGLIKKSKAPK, from the coding sequence ATGACAACTAAAAAAATTTATTTGTTTTGTGAAGCAGGAATGTCAACAAGTATTATGGTCAATAAAATGATGGAGGTCGTCAAAAAACACAAAATGCCATTAGAAATTGCCGCTTTTCCTGCGATCCATGCGGAAGAAAAAGTCGCACAAGAAAAACCTGTGGCTATTTTATTAGGGCCTCAAGTCCGTCATTTAGCGAGTAAAATGAAAGAAACGTTTGACCCAATGGGGATACCTGTTGGCACGATTGCTCCAGAAACATATGGCATGATGGACGGGGAAAAAGCGTTGAAAGATGTCTTGGGCTTGATCAAAAAATCAAAAGCGCCAAAGTAG
- a CDS encoding N(4)-(beta-N-acetylglucosaminyl)-L-asparaginase: protein MWGMIATWRMAHEGVLAAKQQLEAQFSCKDAVETAIKVVEDYPFYKSVGYGGLPNEKGIVEMDAAFMDGETFKIGAVAGITDVANPISVARQLSDEKFNSFRVGQGATEYAMLSGFERKNMLTARAKKIWEQRVKEIATLNLDPYDGHDTVGVVALDTQQQMAVGTSSSGLFMKKHGRVGDSPLSGSGFYVDSTIGGATATGLGEDLMKGCLSYEIVRLMGNGFTPQAACDRAVYGFDERLRKRYGKAGAFSLVALDKYGEWGVATNVEFTFSVATMAQEPAIFMANPGPDQTTVITPITQAWLDAYEARIKAPI from the coding sequence ATGTGGGGAATGATTGCAACTTGGCGCATGGCACATGAAGGTGTCTTGGCGGCTAAACAACAATTAGAAGCACAGTTTTCATGTAAAGATGCTGTGGAAACGGCGATCAAAGTGGTAGAAGATTATCCATTTTATAAATCCGTTGGTTATGGTGGGTTACCAAATGAAAAAGGAATCGTAGAAATGGATGCTGCTTTTATGGATGGAGAAACATTTAAGATTGGTGCAGTTGCAGGGATTACTGATGTAGCCAATCCGATTTCTGTTGCTCGGCAATTAAGTGATGAAAAATTCAATAGTTTTCGAGTAGGACAGGGAGCAACAGAATATGCAATGCTATCTGGTTTTGAACGAAAAAATATGTTAACAGCACGTGCAAAAAAAATCTGGGAACAACGAGTAAAAGAAATCGCTACGTTGAATTTAGATCCTTACGATGGCCATGATACGGTCGGGGTTGTCGCGCTCGATACGCAACAACAGATGGCAGTAGGAACATCCAGTTCCGGTTTGTTTATGAAAAAACATGGACGTGTAGGAGATTCGCCATTATCTGGTTCGGGATTTTATGTGGATAGTACGATTGGCGGTGCGACAGCTACAGGCTTAGGGGAGGATCTTATGAAGGGCTGCCTCTCTTATGAAATCGTTCGATTGATGGGGAATGGATTTACGCCACAAGCGGCTTGTGATCGAGCCGTTTATGGATTTGATGAGCGATTGCGCAAACGTTATGGCAAAGCGGGGGCGTTCTCGTTAGTAGCATTAGATAAATATGGCGAATGGGGGGTAGCTACGAACGTTGAATTTACATTTAGTGTCGCAACGATGGCTCAAGAACCAGCAATTTTTATGGCCAATCCTGGTCCAGATCAGACGACAGTGATCACACCAATCACACAAGCATGGCTTGATGCCTATGAAGCACGTATCAAAGCACCAATTTAA
- a CDS encoding Sapep family Mn(2+)-dependent dipeptidase — protein MDQINTAIEENWLDFLDLLKQVMQVPSVKSVPGPGAPFGKEARSVLSLVMDKSAGYGFQTKVIDDAIGYAQWGNDGSDYIWVLGHLDVVPAGQGWEFPPFDLSEKKGRFYGRGILDNKGPIMCCLYGMKLLKDLGHQPKKNLRIIFGTDEESGMSDISHYLAEESPPLFGFTPDCKYPVVYGERGIVNVVLHFTLPEEEHQQISRFEGGQFRDHVPDQLHVRIAKKEISASGKRAPSNAPELGENAITILVSKLAEERMITPIAQGYFRWICQSFHQKHFGEGIDLAFEDEDSGKLILTPVVLQKSPEGLLLEIALRYPVTVSEKQVVSRLKNQLPLGVDLEVVRSIPGFCRTEEQKKIDTLSMIYHQVTGNDPKPVTTTGATYARKMPNILAFGPSFPGQKGIAHTANEYMDSADLRTNLEIYMRSLQALTE, from the coding sequence ATGGATCAAATCAACACAGCAATCGAAGAGAATTGGCTAGATTTTCTGGATTTACTCAAACAAGTCATGCAAGTTCCTAGTGTTAAGTCAGTACCTGGACCAGGAGCTCCCTTTGGTAAAGAAGCACGCTCGGTTCTTTCTTTGGTCATGGACAAAAGTGCCGGGTATGGGTTCCAAACAAAAGTAATCGATGATGCGATCGGCTATGCCCAGTGGGGGAATGATGGAAGTGATTATATCTGGGTCCTGGGACATCTTGACGTGGTTCCTGCTGGTCAAGGATGGGAGTTTCCGCCGTTTGATCTCAGTGAGAAAAAGGGTCGTTTTTATGGTCGAGGAATATTAGACAACAAAGGGCCTATCATGTGTTGTCTGTATGGCATGAAACTATTAAAAGACCTAGGACACCAGCCAAAAAAGAATCTTCGGATCATCTTTGGAACGGATGAAGAAAGTGGCATGTCAGATATTTCTCATTACTTAGCCGAGGAAAGCCCTCCGTTATTCGGGTTCACGCCCGATTGTAAATATCCTGTGGTCTATGGCGAACGTGGGATCGTAAATGTGGTACTCCACTTTACTTTACCCGAAGAGGAACATCAACAAATCAGTCGATTCGAAGGGGGCCAGTTCCGTGATCATGTTCCAGACCAACTGCACGTGAGAATTGCCAAAAAAGAAATAAGTGCCAGTGGTAAACGAGCACCAAGTAACGCGCCTGAGTTAGGAGAAAATGCTATCACGATCTTGGTGTCAAAACTAGCTGAAGAACGAATGATCACGCCAATTGCACAGGGTTATTTTCGCTGGATTTGTCAAAGCTTTCATCAAAAACATTTTGGAGAAGGGATCGATTTAGCGTTTGAAGACGAAGATTCAGGCAAGTTGATTTTGACACCTGTTGTGCTACAAAAGTCTCCAGAAGGCTTGCTATTAGAAATTGCCTTACGTTACCCGGTGACCGTATCAGAAAAACAAGTCGTGTCACGTTTGAAAAACCAATTGCCTCTAGGTGTTGATTTAGAAGTGGTTCGTAGTATTCCTGGATTTTGTCGGACAGAAGAGCAAAAAAAAATCGATACACTGTCAATGATCTATCATCAAGTCACCGGTAATGATCCTAAACCAGTGACAACAACAGGCGCCACGTATGCGCGTAAAATGCCGAATATCTTAGCATTTGGTCCTTCATTTCCAGGGCAAAAAGGGATTGCGCATACGGCGAACGAATACATGGATTCCGCAGATTTGCGAACAAATTTAGAAATCTACATGCGCAGCCTCCAAGCATTAACAGAATAA